Proteins encoded together in one Paracidovorax wautersii window:
- a CDS encoding DUF2145 domain-containing protein yields the protein MTHRTTLYACTAAPAVPLRALALAALMVLAAAGAGTAHAGRSCEQRQPSAQVIERGMLLAERTSQALDAEYQRAGTRVVVLGRAGQDLSKYGLRYSHLGWAYRTDAGPWRVVHKLNECGTAHAQVFRQGLGDFFLDDLWRFEAVWAVPTPEVQARLLPVLADNTRAKVLHHRPYSMVSYAWSPKYQQSNQWALETLAAAMEPGTIRSREQAQAWLRFKGYEPTALRLGPLTRLGGRITAANIAFDDHPNEKRYADRIETVTVDSVLTWLQRAQLAGAPAALDLRQP from the coding sequence ATGACGCACCGGACAACCCTCTACGCATGCACGGCAGCGCCTGCCGTGCCCTTGCGCGCACTGGCGCTGGCGGCGCTCATGGTGCTGGCCGCCGCCGGCGCTGGCACCGCCCACGCCGGCCGCTCGTGCGAGCAGCGCCAGCCCTCCGCGCAGGTGATCGAGCGCGGGATGCTGCTCGCGGAGCGCACCTCGCAGGCGCTGGATGCGGAGTACCAGCGGGCCGGCACGCGGGTGGTGGTGCTGGGCCGCGCGGGGCAGGACCTCAGCAAATACGGCCTGCGCTACTCGCACCTGGGCTGGGCCTACCGCACGGACGCCGGCCCCTGGCGCGTGGTGCACAAGCTCAACGAGTGCGGCACGGCGCACGCGCAGGTGTTCCGCCAGGGCCTGGGCGACTTCTTCCTGGACGACCTGTGGCGCTTCGAGGCCGTGTGGGCCGTGCCCACGCCCGAGGTGCAGGCGCGCCTGCTGCCCGTGCTGGCGGACAACACCCGGGCGAAGGTGCTGCACCACCGGCCCTACAGCATGGTGAGCTACGCCTGGAGCCCCAAGTACCAGCAGTCCAACCAGTGGGCGCTGGAGACGCTGGCCGCTGCCATGGAGCCGGGCACCATCCGTTCGCGCGAGCAGGCGCAGGCTTGGCTGCGCTTCAAGGGCTACGAGCCGACCGCGCTGCGGCTGGGGCCGCTCACGCGGCTGGGCGGGCGCATCACCGCGGCCAACATCGCCTTCGACGACCACCCCAACGAGAAGCGCTATGCCGATCGCATCGAGACGGTGACGGTGGACTCCGTGCTCACGTGGCTGCAGCGTGCCCAGCTGGCCGGCGCCCCGGCCGCGCTGGACCTGCGCCAACCGTGA
- the tgt gene encoding tRNA guanosine(34) transglycosylase Tgt, with the protein MLQFELLKTDPASHARRGTLTLNHGVVQTPIFMPVGTYGTVKGVMPQSLHDMGAQIILGNTFHLWMRPGLDVMQSFGGLHQFEQWDKPILTDSGGFQVWSLGAMRKITEEGVTFASPVNGDKLFMSPEVSMQIQTTLNSDIVMQLDECTPYETKGHKTTEAEARKSMEMSRRWAQRSKDEFERLGNPNALFGIVQGGMYTNLREESLQALVEMDFPGYAVGGVSVGEPKDEMLEIMAHTPHLLPASKPRYLMGVGTPEDLVQGVADGVDMFDCVMPTRNARNGTIFTRYGDLKLRNARHKADHQPLEATCTCHACAGKDGVAWADGGRGGFSRAYLHHLDRCGEMLGPMLTTIHNLHYYLNLMREVREALDAGRFAEFRKQFAADRARGV; encoded by the coding sequence ATGTTGCAGTTCGAACTTCTCAAGACCGACCCCGCCAGCCACGCGCGCCGCGGCACCCTCACGCTGAACCACGGCGTGGTGCAGACCCCCATCTTCATGCCCGTCGGCACCTACGGCACCGTCAAGGGCGTCATGCCGCAAAGCCTGCACGACATGGGCGCGCAGATCATCCTGGGCAATACCTTCCACCTGTGGATGCGCCCCGGCCTGGACGTGATGCAGAGCTTCGGCGGGCTGCACCAATTCGAGCAGTGGGACAAGCCCATCCTGACCGACTCGGGCGGCTTCCAGGTGTGGAGCCTGGGGGCCATGCGCAAGATCACCGAGGAAGGCGTGACCTTCGCCAGCCCCGTGAACGGCGACAAGCTGTTCATGTCGCCCGAGGTGAGCATGCAGATCCAGACCACGCTCAACTCCGACATCGTGATGCAGCTCGACGAGTGCACGCCGTACGAGACCAAGGGCCACAAAACTACCGAGGCCGAAGCGCGCAAGTCCATGGAGATGAGCCGCCGCTGGGCCCAGCGCTCCAAGGACGAGTTCGAGCGCCTGGGCAACCCCAATGCGCTGTTCGGCATCGTGCAGGGCGGCATGTACACCAACCTGCGCGAGGAATCGCTGCAGGCGCTGGTCGAGATGGACTTCCCTGGCTACGCCGTAGGCGGCGTCAGCGTGGGCGAGCCCAAGGACGAGATGCTGGAGATCATGGCGCACACGCCGCACCTGCTGCCGGCGAGCAAGCCCCGCTACCTGATGGGCGTGGGCACGCCCGAAGACCTGGTGCAGGGCGTGGCCGACGGCGTGGACATGTTCGACTGCGTGATGCCCACCCGCAACGCGCGCAACGGCACCATCTTCACGCGCTATGGCGACCTGAAGCTGCGCAACGCCCGCCACAAGGCCGACCACCAGCCGCTGGAAGCCACGTGCACCTGCCACGCCTGTGCGGGCAAGGACGGCGTGGCCTGGGCCGACGGCGGCCGCGGCGGTTTCAGCCGCGCCTACCTGCACCATCTGGACCGCTGCGGCGAGATGCTCGGCCCCATGCTGACCACCATCCACAACCTGCACTACTACCTGAACCTGATGCGCGAGGTGCGCGAGGCGCTGGACGCCGGACGGTTCGCAGAATTCCGCAAGCAGTTCGCCGCGGACCGCGCTCGCGGGGTCTGA
- a CDS encoding 1-aminocyclopropane-1-carboxylate deaminase: MNLQKFERYPLTFGPTPIQPLKRLSAHLGGKVDLYAKREDCNSGLAFGGNKTRKMEYLIPEAIAGGYDTLVSIGGIQSNQTRQVAAVAAHLGMKCVLVQENWVNYSDAVYDRVGNIEMSRIMGAEVRLDAAGFDIGIRPSWEQAMEDVKKAGGKPFPIPAGCSEHPYGGLGFVGFAEEVRQQEKELGFQFDYIVVCSVTGSTHAGMAVGFAADGRADRVIGIDASAKPEKTRAQVLRIAQNTAKLVELGRDITDADIVLDDRFGGPEYGLPNDGTLEAIRLCARMEGMLTDPVYEGKSMHGMIEKVRLGEFPAGSKVLYAHLGGVPALNAYSFLFRNG; encoded by the coding sequence ATGAACCTGCAGAAATTCGAACGCTATCCCCTGACCTTCGGCCCCACGCCCATCCAGCCGCTCAAGCGCCTGTCGGCCCACCTGGGCGGCAAGGTGGATCTGTACGCCAAGCGGGAAGACTGCAACTCCGGTCTGGCCTTCGGTGGCAACAAGACCCGCAAGATGGAGTACCTGATCCCCGAGGCGATCGCCGGCGGCTACGACACGCTGGTTTCCATCGGCGGCATCCAGTCCAACCAGACCCGCCAGGTGGCGGCCGTGGCCGCGCACCTGGGCATGAAGTGCGTGCTGGTGCAGGAGAACTGGGTCAACTACTCCGACGCGGTGTACGACCGCGTGGGCAACATCGAGATGAGCCGCATCATGGGTGCCGAGGTGCGCCTGGATGCCGCAGGCTTCGACATCGGCATCCGTCCCAGCTGGGAGCAGGCCATGGAAGACGTGAAGAAGGCGGGCGGCAAGCCCTTCCCCATCCCTGCCGGGTGCTCCGAGCACCCGTACGGCGGCCTGGGCTTCGTGGGCTTTGCCGAAGAAGTGCGCCAGCAAGAGAAGGAACTGGGCTTCCAGTTCGACTACATCGTGGTCTGCTCGGTCACCGGCAGCACGCACGCCGGCATGGCCGTGGGCTTCGCCGCGGATGGCCGCGCGGACCGCGTGATCGGCATCGACGCATCGGCCAAGCCCGAAAAGACGCGCGCCCAGGTGCTGCGCATCGCCCAGAACACCGCCAAGCTGGTCGAGCTGGGCCGCGACATCACCGACGCCGACATCGTGCTGGACGACCGCTTCGGCGGCCCCGAGTACGGCCTGCCCAACGACGGCACGCTGGAGGCCATCCGCCTGTGCGCCCGCATGGAAGGCATGCTGACCGACCCGGTCTACGAGGGCAAGTCCATGCACGGGATGATCGAGAAGGTGCGGCTGGGCGAGTTCCCCGCGGGCTCCAAGGTGCTCTACGCCCACCTGGGCGGCGTGCCGGCGCTCAACGCCTACAGCTTTCTTTTTCGCAACGGCTGA
- a CDS encoding glutathione S-transferase: MLTVHHLETSRSQRVLWLLEELGVPYQIQRYQRDPKTRLAPPALRRIHPLGKSPVITEGDEVVAESGAILEYLAERYGDTAPPDLARLEPARGTPERRQCRFWMHYAEGSLMNWLLLKLVFTTLPRQPMPFFVRPIARSLCGRASAKLVDPNLATALAFMDEHLSHRPWFAGDALTLADFQMSFPVEAAASRVQDVQRYRHVFAYRDRMRARPAYQRALDKGGPVVMAG, encoded by the coding sequence ATGCTGACCGTTCACCACCTCGAAACTTCGCGCTCGCAGCGCGTCCTGTGGCTGCTGGAAGAGCTGGGCGTGCCCTACCAGATCCAGCGCTACCAGCGCGACCCGAAAACCCGCCTGGCGCCCCCGGCGCTGCGCCGGATCCATCCGCTGGGCAAGTCGCCCGTCATCACCGAGGGCGACGAGGTGGTGGCGGAGTCCGGCGCCATTCTCGAATACCTGGCCGAGCGCTATGGCGACACGGCACCGCCCGACCTGGCGCGGCTGGAACCGGCCCGCGGCACGCCGGAGCGCCGGCAATGCCGCTTCTGGATGCACTACGCGGAAGGTTCGCTGATGAACTGGCTGCTGCTCAAGCTGGTCTTCACCACCCTGCCGCGCCAACCCATGCCGTTCTTCGTGCGGCCCATCGCCCGCAGCCTCTGCGGCCGTGCCTCCGCCAAGCTGGTCGATCCGAACCTGGCCACGGCCCTGGCCTTCATGGACGAACACCTCTCGCACCGCCCCTGGTTCGCGGGCGATGCCCTGACCTTGGCCGACTTCCAGATGAGCTTCCCCGTCGAAGCCGCTGCCAGCCGCGTGCAGGACGTGCAGCGCTACCGCCACGTCTTCGCCTACCGCGACCGCATGCGCGCCCGGCCGGCCTACCAGCGGGCGTTGGACAAAGGCGGCCCGGTGGTGATGGCCGGCTGA
- a CDS encoding phospholipase A has translation MLPSQLTSLLHRAPGRLGAVALALGAPAGAALAQATPPAAPVAPAAAGDAWRRCAALTSDSNARLACFDQWAGAQSWQAPAATASAQPPADGSAPPPPVDATLPATRIIEVAQVDGCRDEQYSTLSRFWELESGSDCGTFRFRGYRPISVSVAKGSNVNRQPTSDSPDHSAANPVDYRTTEMRVQLSVRTKVAEGLLTQGHPTLKDSVWFGYTQQSYWQLFSPGISRPFRATDHEPEVMYVYPTDAKLPFGWRWRYSGIGLVHQSNGQSLPLSRSWNRVYLMTGMELDNRWIVTGRVWKRLNEGADSDDNPGISNTMGRGELTVAWNMDRDNTLALTARSSGLGSSARGSGRLEWMQTLGKSFGGGKSNLRLHTALFSGYGDSMIDYNRKRTVLSVGLSLVDF, from the coding sequence ATGCTCCCCTCCCAACTCACCTCCCTCCTCCACCGCGCCCCCGGCCGGCTGGGCGCCGTGGCCCTGGCCCTCGGTGCCCCGGCCGGCGCCGCGCTGGCACAGGCCACGCCCCCGGCAGCCCCCGTGGCCCCGGCCGCCGCCGGCGATGCATGGCGCCGCTGCGCGGCCCTCACCAGCGACAGCAATGCGCGCCTGGCCTGCTTCGACCAGTGGGCCGGCGCCCAGTCCTGGCAGGCCCCGGCCGCCACGGCCAGCGCCCAGCCACCCGCAGACGGCTCGGCCCCGCCCCCGCCGGTGGACGCCACGCTGCCGGCCACGCGCATCATCGAGGTCGCCCAGGTGGACGGCTGCCGCGACGAGCAGTACAGCACGCTGTCACGCTTCTGGGAGCTGGAGTCGGGCAGCGACTGCGGCACCTTCCGCTTCCGCGGCTACCGGCCGATCAGCGTCTCGGTGGCCAAGGGCAGCAACGTGAACCGCCAGCCCACCTCCGACAGCCCCGACCACAGCGCCGCCAACCCGGTGGACTACCGCACGACCGAAATGCGCGTGCAGCTGTCGGTGCGCACGAAAGTCGCCGAGGGCCTGCTGACGCAGGGCCACCCCACGCTGAAGGACTCGGTGTGGTTCGGCTACACGCAGCAGTCGTACTGGCAGCTCTTCAGCCCCGGCATCTCGCGCCCCTTCCGCGCCACCGACCACGAGCCGGAAGTGATGTACGTCTACCCGACCGACGCCAAGCTGCCCTTCGGCTGGCGCTGGCGCTACAGCGGCATCGGCCTGGTGCACCAGTCCAACGGCCAGAGCCTGCCGCTGTCGCGCAGCTGGAACCGCGTCTACCTGATGACCGGCATGGAACTGGACAACCGCTGGATCGTGACCGGCCGGGTGTGGAAGCGCCTGAACGAAGGCGCCGACAGCGACGACAACCCTGGCATCAGCAATACCATGGGCCGCGGCGAGCTGACGGTGGCCTGGAACATGGACCGCGACAACACGCTGGCGCTGACGGCACGCAGCAGCGGTCTGGGCAGTTCCGCCCGCGGCTCCGGCCGGCTCGAATGGATGCAGACGCTCGGCAAGTCGTTCGGCGGCGGCAAGAGCAACCTGCGCCTGCACACCGCGCTGTTCTCCGGCTACGGCGACAGCATGATCGACTACAACCGCAAGCGCACCGTCCTCAGCGTCGGCCTGAGTCTGGTCGATTTTTAA
- a CDS encoding Lrp/AsnC family transcriptional regulator — MCATKVSASSGGVAGEDRTAELDRTDKAILRALQRDASISNVALAAKVHLSAPACLRRVERLKRLGLIDKVVALLRPRAVGAGMLVMIGVVLDRSTPDSFAAFEKAAAKVSGCMECHVVTGEFDYFMLVRTRDNDSFNRLHAEQLLYLPGVRQVRSFMVVRNVLSTTELPLAV; from the coding sequence ATGTGCGCAACAAAAGTAAGTGCATCGTCTGGCGGCGTTGCGGGGGAAGACCGCACCGCCGAGCTGGACCGCACGGACAAGGCCATCCTGCGTGCGCTGCAGCGCGATGCCTCCATCTCGAATGTGGCGCTGGCGGCCAAGGTGCACCTGAGCGCGCCGGCCTGCCTGCGGCGCGTGGAACGCCTCAAGCGCCTGGGGCTCATCGACAAGGTGGTGGCGCTGCTGCGGCCCCGGGCGGTCGGGGCCGGCATGCTGGTGATGATCGGCGTAGTGCTGGACCGCTCCACGCCGGACTCGTTCGCCGCCTTCGAGAAGGCCGCCGCCAAGGTCTCGGGCTGCATGGAGTGCCATGTGGTCACCGGCGAGTTCGACTACTTCATGCTGGTGCGCACGCGCGACAACGACAGCTTCAACCGCCTGCACGCCGAGCAGCTGCTCTACCTGCCCGGCGTGCGCCAGGTGCGCTCGTTCATGGTGGTGCGCAACGTGCTCTCCACCACCGAGCTGCCGCTGGCTGTGTGA
- a CDS encoding saccharopine dehydrogenase NADP-binding domain-containing protein, with amino-acid sequence MSDPKPFDLVVHGATGFTGRLVVEYLLQRYPAGSGLRWAMGGRSADKLAAVRDALGAPADTPLVVTDSSDPASLQALMDQTRLVLTTVGPYQLYGSEVVAACAAAGVDYVDLCGEPAWMRQMIDAHEATAQTSGARIVFSCGFDSIPFDLGVFLLQNEFRARFGQPASRVRGRVRKMKGTFSGGTAASLKATMAAAASQPGVLELLKNPFSLTPGFEGPRQPSGNKPMVDEALGDGVWVAPFVMAAINTRNVHRSNFLLEHAYGADFVYDEMLVTGPGEKGEAIAHAVAGDKSLGSDQGPKPGEGPSREERDAGFYDVLFLGTDADGHRLRVGVTGDRDPGYGSTSKMIAEAAVCLLQDAAGTPGGIWTPAPALGERLIARLQAHAGLAFAVEPD; translated from the coding sequence GTGAGCGACCCCAAACCTTTCGACCTCGTCGTCCACGGCGCCACCGGCTTCACGGGCCGGCTGGTCGTGGAGTACCTGCTGCAGCGCTACCCGGCGGGCAGCGGCCTGCGCTGGGCCATGGGTGGGCGCAGCGCCGACAAGCTCGCCGCCGTGCGCGACGCCCTGGGCGCGCCCGCCGACACCCCCTTGGTCGTGACCGACAGCAGCGATCCCGCCAGCCTGCAGGCCCTGATGGACCAGACCCGCCTGGTGCTCACCACGGTGGGCCCCTACCAGTTGTACGGCAGCGAAGTCGTGGCCGCCTGCGCGGCGGCTGGTGTGGACTATGTCGACCTGTGCGGCGAGCCCGCCTGGATGCGCCAGATGATCGACGCGCACGAAGCCACCGCCCAAACGAGCGGCGCACGCATCGTCTTCTCGTGCGGTTTCGACTCCATCCCCTTCGACCTGGGCGTGTTCTTGCTGCAAAACGAATTCCGCGCCCGTTTCGGCCAGCCGGCATCGCGCGTGCGCGGCCGGGTGCGCAAGATGAAGGGCACGTTCTCGGGCGGAACGGCCGCCAGCCTGAAGGCGACGATGGCCGCCGCCGCGAGCCAGCCCGGCGTGCTGGAACTGCTGAAGAACCCGTTCTCGCTCACACCCGGCTTCGAAGGCCCGCGCCAGCCCTCGGGCAACAAGCCCATGGTGGACGAGGCTTTGGGGGATGGCGTCTGGGTGGCACCGTTCGTGATGGCGGCCATCAACACCCGCAACGTGCACCGCTCCAACTTCCTGCTGGAGCATGCCTACGGTGCCGACTTCGTCTACGACGAAATGCTGGTCACCGGCCCCGGAGAGAAGGGCGAGGCCATCGCCCACGCCGTTGCGGGCGACAAGTCGCTCGGCTCCGATCAAGGCCCCAAGCCGGGCGAAGGTCCCTCGCGCGAAGAGCGTGATGCGGGGTTCTACGACGTGCTGTTCCTCGGCACCGACGCCGACGGCCACCGCCTGCGCGTGGGCGTGACGGGCGACCGCGACCCGGGCTACGGCTCGACCTCCAAGATGATCGCCGAGGCCGCGGTCTGCCTGCTGCAGGACGCCGCAGGCACGCCCGGCGGCATCTGGACGCCGGCCCCCGCCCTGGGCGAGCGGCTCATCGCGCGGCTGCAGGCCCACGCCGGCCTGGCCTTCGCCGTCGAGCCGGACTGA
- a CDS encoding universal stress protein, whose translation MLKILIAVDGSDLSLDAVHHTLALLRQGLQAQVVLAHVQEPATLYEMVVSRDPELIAAASLEAGQHLMASARALIEAAGVPYATEVAVGDVAHTLVDIAERHGVGMVVIGARGQGAIASALLGSVSQELVQASPVPVTIVKHADAEAVPAQALAEDDDELV comes from the coding sequence ATGCTCAAGATCCTCATCGCCGTCGATGGCTCCGACCTGTCCCTCGATGCCGTGCACCACACGCTGGCCCTGCTCCGGCAAGGGCTACAGGCGCAGGTCGTGCTGGCCCATGTGCAGGAGCCGGCCACGCTGTACGAGATGGTGGTCTCGCGCGATCCAGAGCTCATCGCCGCCGCCAGCCTGGAGGCCGGCCAGCATTTGATGGCATCGGCCCGTGCGCTGATCGAGGCGGCCGGCGTGCCCTATGCCACCGAGGTCGCCGTGGGCGACGTGGCGCACACGCTGGTGGACATCGCGGAGCGCCACGGCGTGGGCATGGTCGTGATTGGCGCCCGGGGGCAAGGCGCGATCGCCAGCGCGCTGCTGGGATCGGTCTCGCAGGAGTTGGTGCAGGCCAGCCCGGTGCCGGTCACCATCGTCAAGCATGCCGATGCGGAGGCCGTGCCGGCGCAGGCGCTGGCCGAGGACGACGACGAGCTGGTCTGA
- a CDS encoding zinc ribbon domain-containing protein, with the protein MSKALRLSEKWFRRGLWLVAVVFASFLIGLGGTIVGDLPRVETPLQLDDFLDRKAAETLREQVKAARQAEDAAETALEQARLQRAKARSESASARETFDNWLATRSATQQAEHNPEVVQRTQALDALQQRERQTQQAVEAQQQAMLDARQAAEAAQSNLSQLEEGGYERLHAEMRKVELRVFLYRLALTLPLLIAAGWLFAKKRKSTYWPFVWGFIFFALFAFFVELVPYLPSYGGYVRYVVGIVITALVGRYAIVALNRYLERQKEAEALPDAQRREELSYDVALARLAKGVCPGCERTVDLKDTSIDFCPHCGIGLYDRCGACSTRKSAFARFCHACGAHAGRGADAASGRRRVLPDLAADTAGGQGEGAVP; encoded by the coding sequence GTGAGCAAAGCCTTGCGCCTGTCCGAGAAATGGTTCCGCCGCGGCCTCTGGCTGGTGGCGGTGGTGTTCGCCAGCTTCCTCATCGGGCTGGGCGGCACCATCGTGGGCGATCTGCCGCGCGTGGAAACGCCGCTGCAGCTCGACGACTTCCTGGACCGCAAGGCGGCCGAGACGCTGCGCGAGCAGGTCAAGGCCGCGCGCCAAGCCGAAGACGCTGCCGAGACGGCGCTGGAACAGGCACGCCTGCAACGCGCCAAGGCGCGCAGCGAGAGCGCGTCCGCCCGCGAGACCTTCGACAACTGGCTGGCCACGCGCAGTGCGACCCAGCAGGCCGAGCACAACCCCGAGGTAGTGCAGCGCACGCAGGCGCTTGATGCGCTGCAGCAGCGCGAGCGCCAGACGCAGCAGGCCGTGGAGGCGCAACAGCAGGCCATGCTGGACGCGCGGCAGGCGGCCGAGGCGGCCCAGTCCAACCTGTCGCAGCTGGAAGAGGGCGGCTACGAACGCCTGCACGCGGAGATGCGCAAGGTGGAGCTGCGCGTGTTCCTCTACCGCTTGGCGCTCACGCTGCCGCTGCTGATCGCCGCCGGCTGGCTGTTCGCCAAGAAGCGCAAGAGCACCTACTGGCCGTTCGTGTGGGGCTTCATCTTCTTCGCGCTGTTCGCGTTCTTCGTCGAGCTGGTGCCCTACCTGCCCAGCTACGGCGGCTACGTGCGCTACGTGGTGGGGATCGTCATCACGGCGCTGGTCGGGCGCTATGCCATCGTGGCCCTCAACCGCTACCTGGAGCGCCAGAAAGAGGCCGAAGCGCTGCCCGACGCGCAGCGGCGCGAAGAGCTCAGTTACGACGTGGCCCTGGCGCGGCTGGCCAAGGGCGTGTGCCCGGGCTGCGAGCGCACGGTGGACCTGAAGGACACGTCCATCGACTTCTGCCCGCACTGCGGCATCGGCCTGTACGACCGCTGCGGCGCCTGCTCCACGCGCAAGAGCGCTTTCGCGCGGTTCTGCCATGCCTGCGGAGCACATGCCGGGCGGGGCGCGGACGCCGCCTCCGGCCGGCGCCGCGTGCTGCCGGATCTGGCGGCGGATACCGCCGGGGGGCAGGGCGAAGGGGCCGTGCCCTAG
- a CDS encoding YiaA/YiaB family inner membrane protein → MSTAPFILQRDTRAWQLQVWVSFGIAVFLCATGLAWLPGEQLERAFMVMGYVFCLSAAFVLAKFVRDNDNARRSGSHRGGDTPLWKVVVWGGFAVAMGLTGWGLLGMDINATYKAFLGVSWLYLITTAFTLAKMLRDRHEADLAEARLQGRRDAAGAAQAPSAD, encoded by the coding sequence ATGTCTACTGCTCCCTTCATTCTCCAGCGCGACACCCGGGCCTGGCAGCTCCAGGTCTGGGTCTCGTTCGGCATCGCCGTCTTCCTGTGCGCCACCGGACTGGCCTGGCTGCCGGGCGAGCAGCTGGAGCGTGCGTTCATGGTGATGGGCTACGTGTTCTGTCTGTCGGCCGCCTTCGTGCTGGCGAAGTTCGTACGGGACAATGACAACGCACGCCGTTCGGGCAGCCATCGCGGGGGCGACACGCCGCTGTGGAAGGTGGTGGTCTGGGGCGGGTTCGCTGTGGCCATGGGGCTGACGGGCTGGGGCCTGCTGGGCATGGACATCAACGCCACCTACAAGGCCTTTCTGGGCGTGAGCTGGCTGTACCTCATCACCACCGCTTTCACGCTGGCCAAGATGCTGCGCGACCGCCACGAGGCCGACCTGGCCGAGGCCCGCCTCCAGGGCCGCCGCGACGCCGCAGGTGCGGCGCAGGCACCTTCTGCCGACTGA